The nucleotide sequence CAACGAAAATTGACATTTGCAGATATTGCAGCGACATTACGCGGATTTGGGTACGATGTGAGTAAAGCAACGGTGCACAGGCGCTATAGAGAATACGTGAGAGAAACCGAACACTTGTCAAACGAGGACGATTTGCATTAAGATCGAGCTATGTATGGGGATGTTAAATGCCTCTAATGGTTACTGCTTATAAAGGAGTGAAAAGCATAATGCTTTCAAAAGAAAAAATAAATCGTATTAATGAGCTTTCAAGAAAGTCTAAAGCAGAAGGTTTAACAAATGAAGAAAAAGAAGAGCAACACAATTTACGCCAAGAATATTTACAAGCTTTTCGCGGTTCAATGAAAGATACCTTAAAGTCGGTTAAAATTGTTGATCCAAACGGAAAAGACGTTACTCCACAAAAATTAAAAGATGAAAAAGACAAGTCTTCATATCATTAAGAGGGAAAGGCTTGACGAATAACCGAAATTTCTTGCCAAAACGTTGTGAAATTTGTCGGAACGTTATATGATGATAGACGATGTAATCTTACTAAGGAAGGAAGAAATACATGTCTCACTCTATTGAAAACCTATCAATTAGTACTATTCGTACACTTGCAATTGATGCAATCGAAAAAGCAAATTCTGGCCACCCAGGAATGCCGATGGGTGCCGCGCCAATGGCATATAAACTTTGGACGAAGTTTATGAAGCATAACCCAAAGAATCCAAATTGGTTTAACCGTGATCGTTTCGTATTATCAGCTGGTCATGGTTCAATGCTTCTATACAGTCTGCTACATTTATCAGGCTATGATGT is from Bacillus tianshenii and encodes:
- a CDS encoding DUF896 domain-containing protein, which translates into the protein MLSKEKINRINELSRKSKAEGLTNEEKEEQHNLRQEYLQAFRGSMKDTLKSVKIVDPNGKDVTPQKLKDEKDKSSYH